The Heyndrickxia acidicola sequence CGCTTTCCGCGTCCGCTAACGATAATAATATCCTCAATTCCTGAAGCTACGGCTTCTTCTACTATATATTGAATTGCCGGTTTATCGACGATGGGAAGCATTTCCTTTGGCATTGCCTTGGTCACGGGAAGAAATCTGGTTCCAAGGCCTGCTGCAGGGATAATTGCTTTTCGAACTTTCACTTTTCCTCCTCCTCGGAGATAGAACTTTTCATATACTATGAGAAAAATGCGTGGACTGTATAGGGGGTTTGCTTATGTCAATTTATAATTTCAGGGATTTCTTCTAAACCGCGTGCCACAGCAGCCCCCATTAATTGTTCTTATAAGGGAACCGCCCTGTACAAATCCTTTCAACATACATAACCTATAATGACCGCATTAAAAGGTTCGACGCCGGTAAACTCAAATGCTGTTAAAGGGGGATTTTTGCGCCAGCTAAGCTTAGACCTCTAAGGTTCCATGCTGGACTAAAAAAACCCATTTAAGAAGTGTAAAGGAGGCAAACTGCAAAATGGAGAATACAACGATTCAGCCTTGGGATACAGAAGAGAACGTTCACGAGTTTTACATCCCTCAGTATATTGAAAAAATGGCTCATGATGTGCTCCAAAAATATGATCTTCATGTTAAAACCATGGAAGTAGTAACAACAAAATCGGATAAAGGCGGTGCTATCTGGAAGCTTGAAACCGATAAAGGGCCTAAAAGCTTAAAACTTTTACACAGAAGGCCTTCCCGCAGTTTATTTAGTTTAGGAGCTCAAGAATATTTAGTCGATGTACAAAAAGCAAAAGTTCCCCCCATTGTAAAAACGATAAATGGAGAGAATTTTGTAGAAGCTGGAGGAAAGCTATGGTTTGTTGCGGAATGGATTGAATCTTTGTTTCCCGTCAGCAAAGATTTAGAGGGGGCAAAGAAGCTTTGCTTCGCTCTGGGTGAATTCCATCACCTGAGCAAAGGATTTACTCCCCCGCCGCAAGCAGAAGTAGCATCAAGACTGGACAAATGGCCTCAAAGCTTTGACAAAGTCCTTCGGAAAATGGACTGGTTTAGAAATATTGCCCATGCTTACCATGACATGCCGGCAAGTCCCTACTTGCTTGAAGTTATCGAAACCTTTGAAGAACAGGCGAAAGAAAGCATTAGAAAGCTTCAGGAATCTTCCTATTTTGAATTAATGAAAAAGGGTAATGCTTACTGGGGTCTGGTTCACCAGGATTATGGCTGGTCCAATGGTCAAATGGGCGCAGATGGAATGTGGATTATTGATCTCGACGGCGTAGCGTTTGACCTTCCTATCCGCGATCTTAGAAAGCTTATATCAGGTACTATGGCTGATTTGTTTCATTGGGATGCAAACTGGGTGATGGAAATGATCCAAGCATATCACGAAGCCAATCCGATTTCGCCTAAGCTTTATGATTTACTGATGATTGATTTATCCATGCCTAATGAATTTTATAAAAATATAAAAGAAGTTATTTTTGAACCTGAATTATTCCTGACAGAGCCAACTATACAACTCATCCAAACCATTGTATCGACCGATGAATCGAAGTGGCCCGTTTTGGAACAAATTCGCGGCGAATGGAAAGGAATGGAATAAAGATGAAAATTCTTATGATTTGCACAGAGAAACTGCCAGTTCCCCCGGTACGGGGAGGAGCCATCCAAACCTATATTTCAGGTAGTCTTCCTCATTTAAGTAAGCTTCATAACATTACCGTTTTAGGTATCAGTGATGCTTCTCTTCCTGAACATGAAACCATTGAGGGTATTCAGTATGTCCGTATCCCCGGGCAAATTTTTGACCTTTATCGAGAAGGAGTGGTGAATTATGTAAAAACACATTCCTTTGATCTCATTCATATTTTTAATCGCCCACGAATGGTGCTAGCAGTCCGTCAAGCTGCTCCTGAGACAAAAATCACACTCAGTATGCATAACGATATGTTCAATCCTGATAAGATTGACCCTCAAGAGGCACGAAGAGTAATTGAGGATGTATCGGGTATTGTCACAGTCAGTGACTATGTTGGAGGGGTGATACGTGACCTTTATCCATTTTCTGCTCCTAAACTTCGCACCATTTATTCTGGGGTTGATATTGAACGTTTCCTTCCAGGAAAGCATGCAGCTATGCAGAAAATAAGGAATGATATTCGCAGAGAACATGGACTTGAAAATAAAACGGTTATATTATTTGCTGGCCGACTTTCTCATAATAAAGGTGTAGATCGTCTTATAAGAGCACTTCCAGCTCTTTCATCCAAGCATAAAGATTTAGCTCTCATCATTATGGGGAGCAAGTGGTTCAGCCAAAATGACGTAACAGACTATGTCGCATATGTCAGGGCCTTGGCGAAAAAGCTGCCTATTCCTGTAGTCAGCACAGGTTTTATTTCCCCTTCTGAAATTCATAAATATTTTGCTGCCGCTGATCTGTTCGTTTGTACGTCACTCTGGCAGGAACCATTAGCACGTGTGCATTATGAAGCCATGTCAGCAGGGTTGCCTATTGTCACAACCGCCAGGGGAGGAAATCCAGAAGTGATTTTACCCGGGGAAAATGGCCTTGTGGTTCAAAACCCAGAGGATCCGTACGAATTTACTGAAGCCATATCAAAAATCTTAACAAATAAAAATTTAATGGAAAAAATGGGTGAACGCGGTAGAGAACTTGCCGTTTCCAATTATCCTTGGAAAAGAGTAGGAACCGAGATACTCGAAGTATGGGAGCATGCAAAATACTCACCAGTAAAACCAATCCAATCGGATGAACCGATTTTATCTGTTTCCACTGAAAATACACCTGAAGTCAAACAAAACGATGCATTAGCCCCTGGAGAATCTGCTCCGAGAAACAAGTCTAGTAAAGTTGAACTTAGAAAACAATTGTTAAGTTTGATGAATAAATCGCCAGGCTTCCCTTCTTTACTCGGTACCAAGCCTTCACAGAATTTCTCCAATTCCAAACTGGAAGGGTTTGAACACAAGCATCCACTTAACCAACAGACCATTCCTTCAAGTACATCCTTTTCCAATGGGATAAAAACTAACTCAATTCATACAAATAACAATCGAAAAGAAGTATTGAGAGCTGAATTAAAAAAGATACTGATGAAGAACTGGAGCAAGGATGTAGATTCCAAAACTTTTTTTAATGATCACTTGTAATCGCGTTTCATTTTCTACACAAATAGTAAATGCCCGCCTCTCCAGCAACGAGAAGCGGGCTTTCTTAACTCTTTCTTACAATCTTTAAGTAGAATTCTGAAAAAAATTACAATTATCTGTTTATATTTTTACATTATCTTCAGTTATTTCTAAACAAGTTTTTCAATAATTGGCTCCTTATAGATTTTAACTCTTCTTTCAGGTGGTCTTTTACATCATTTACTTTATTATCTTCGTCCTTATCTTCTTCTTCTTCCTCTTCCTCTTCCTCTTCTTCTTCTTCGTTGTCTTCTTGTTCATCGTCCACTTCGCCTTTGACAAATTCTTCGTCTGAACCATCCTTAAATTCTAGTTTTATGGTAACCTCACCCTCATTCCTCATTTCAGCTAGTAAACGAAGTGCCTCCTCATACGTTGCGCCTTCTTTTAAGTCCACTCCATCAGGAAAGTCCATGATCAATTTAAATTTGCTAACCTTTTTACTCAACTTTGCTTCCCCCTTTTAAAAGTGCATTACAATTAAGCCAAGGTGTACTTGATCCTTCTCTGCTACTTTTACCTTTTCAAGCTATCCCAAGTTTTTTGAAATATAAAAGATAAAATCACAAAAACCCCGTATTATGAATATTTGTTGGTCAAAGTAGAGAATACTGCTTAATGCGTTTGTTATAAGGTATGTTTATGAAAGGTCAATGGTCTAGGACAACTTCATCAAATTTTGATCTTCCCTTTAAAATGAAACTTTTACCCAAAAGCATAATGAAAGTGTAAAAAATTCAATTATTATTTAGGGTGCTTTATCATTTCCCAGTCCTTTGAGCTTTTTACTTATTATGATATTAAGCCTTAAACGATCTAACCATTTTTTAAAAACGCTTCTTTTGCATGAACCCATTTATATCCTCGCAGTATTCCAGCCCTTCAAAGGAACGATAATGAACATCCAAATTCCCCATTCGCTAGGCAATCATAGGCCATTTGCATCAGTCATTTTTTCTTTAGACTGTTTGTTGATATATTCTGCACATTTTTGAAAAAGCAACATAATCTCGTTGTTTCATCCGCGTTTCTTCCTCTTTTTTCAAAAAAATTTATGTATCAATCCATTCAACCGGATGGGTATACATCGCCCTCTCTCCGTAAAATGGCTTTCTATTTCATATATTAATTCAACTGACGATTGATCGCTTATCGTAATGAAAATTTCCGAGTGGATATCCCTTAATAGGCAATACAGTCTCTTAAACATTTTAAATTGTTGCCTTTTGGATCGAGAGTAAAGCCTTATTTCAGATTTTGATAATTCCTTCCAAACTAATCGACTTTAAGCCCTGTTTATCCTGTCACTTGAATAATTAAGTATTTCAAACAAAAGGGACAACTGAAAACGTTGTCCCTTGCTTTTACAAATTATGAGCTTCCTTATGAATGGTTTGGGTAAATGAATCCTTTTCGTATGTCAGCCTCCATGAAATTTTCATATTTTACAGGTGCGTCTGCAAGTCTTCTCATCATACTCAGCTGTCCTACATGTGTCATGGCATCTGAAAATGGCCCTTGGATCAGCTGTTCGTATGTTCGGATGCTTGGTGTTAAGTCTTTTTCTAGAATATGGTCCAATTTTTCTGCTGTTTCATAAAATGCCTGTACTTCCTGTTCCCAGTTTTTCATCTTTCTGTAATCCTCTAATGGAATTTCTTGAAAACAGTGAATCGTATAAGCCATAAGAAAGGTAATATGATTCAGGATTTCGATTGGCTTTCGTACCTCGTTTCCTAACTCCAAATGTGAGAAATGCGACGGAACCTCCTGAATCGCTTGAGTCGCCCGGTAGGAAAGGGAAGCCAGGAAATGGCGAAGTAAATCATTTTTCATATATGTACCTCCAAATTTCAGCATTTTCTCTTTGAATAGACTGTTTTTAATTTTTATACAAATCTTAACTCAAGAAGTCTCTTTCATCCTCTTATCCAGCTGCTCAAGAACAAATGGCCAAGCCTCCGCGTGCTGATCTCTTGACTCGGCATCAGGAAATCCTGCGTGATGAAGCCGAAGCAGTGTACCTTTACCAAAAGGCTCCAGTTCAACGGTTACCACCGTTTCTTCTCCCTTTGTACCTTTTACACCTGTGACCCATGTTAATTCTATGAGTCTATTTTCTTCGAGTCTCAAGAATCTGCCATAATGAGGGTTGCGTTGTTCCTTCTCTTCCCCTTCAAATTTAAATACGGTCTCAAAGAAAAAGAGCGTATTCACTTCCCCTTTCATTAACACTGTCCCAGGAGCCGCAAACCAACGGTCGAATTGCTGTGTCCATGCACTATATAATACCTCTGCAGAAGAATCCATGGCACGGTCAACGGTCAAATCGAAAGGTCTTTTAGAAAAATCTGGTTTTGTTACAGTTTCCATCATCATTCCTCCATTATTAATAGCATCCACTTTGTACAAGTGATGATTCATAAAAAAATCCTTATTCCATTTTATATTAGTATTTTTTTGGGTTGTTTTAAATCATTACTTGAATTTCCATTCATTCTTGCGAAAATTCCTGTACATGCAGACAAGACCATTATCCATATTATGGTTGTATTCACATGGATTGCTCTTTACAAACATAAAGTCAGTCCGTATGTTGCCTGCCTTCTTGGTATTTTTCGAATAATCGTTTTTTTGTCAAATAGCAACAAAGTTAACGAAAAATGACGCTTTGTCTTTTAAAGAAAAATGGCCCGCTATTTTATTGGCTATAATAAGGTGCATGCTTCTCGATTCCACCCGATTACCCCTTTTTTCTAAAATGAATCACATCAGGCTTCCCATTCGAAGTTTTCTGCGACTCCACCTGCCCTCTTAGCAAACAAAAAATCTTATAATTGTGCATTAGCCCAATCCAGATATCTAAAAAGCACATACAGTACATTAACCCAGTTAAAAGGTGGTGTAATGTATGGGATTCTATGGTGGAGGTTGCGGCTATGGTTACGGCGGCTACGGCTATGGTTGCGGCGGACAGTGGTTCGCATTAATCATTGTTCTGTTCATACTGTTGATTATTATTGGTGCAACAATCTGTTTCTAATATTCTAGATCAGACTTACCAGCTATGATCGTTACAAATAATAGCTGATTCGTAATCAAACCCGCTCCAGAGCGCTCTAGCCAAGCGCTCTATTTATTTTGTGTATGCTTTAAAATGACGCATCCATGTGTAAGGATTTCCAATTAGAGGGATGACTTATTACATTATCCCTTGAATCGGGCCATTAAGACCGTATTATAATATTTTCCGTCCGATAAAATCTTGTCTTTTTTTAACACCCCTTCTGTTTCAAAACCATTCCGCTCATACAGCTGAATTGCTTTTTCATTGGTTTCTAAAACCTTCAGCGTTAATTTTTTGATATCTGCGCTCTCAGACCAGGAAATCGTTTCTTTCAATAGTTTTTTTCCAATCCCATGTCCCCAAAATTCTTTTAACACACACACACCAAACTCTGCCTGATGGGAAAATCTCTTAAGCTCATTCCCTTGACATCTTGAAAATCCTACAATTCGATGATCAACCTCCGCAACCAGGAATAAGTTTCTTTTTCCTTCGGTATCTCTTACTATGACTTGTTCAAAGGCTTGGGGATCCAGGTAGTCTTCTCCTTTTTCCCGATCTAAATTTTCCGTCTCCCCATCGATCTGTACTCTTAATTCAGACAGCTCTTGTGCATCATTTATTATCGCTGATCGAATCGTATATCTTATTCCATTTCCCAAAAATTCTTTTGCGCTCATTTTTAATAACTACTCCTATTTTTAAAAGATCATGATTGTAAATTCTACTCTCTTTTGCATTAGTCCTTCTTTGTTACAAGTCAATCTTATTACTATTAATTTTCATAATAGATTCTAATTTTTCAAAAAAATATCTTTGTACCATGGCCAATTTCTTTTTTATGAACTATGATCAATTCATAGCAATTTCCCGAGCTTTTTATTATATAATATTTCCAAGCTGAAATGCTGCAGCAGTAATCGTATATAGAATCCTAATGAAGAAAAGGAGCCGAAAAATGAATTTAACATATGAAGTACTGTCAGAAAAAGAAATGGAAGCCTGCAGAGACTTGTGTAATGAACTCATGGTTTTTCAAAAATCAAAGGCGTTTATAAAGCCTGAACTGTTTGACGGCATGAATTTTGACACCAGGATGGTCCCATCCATTAAAAATGCCGCCCACAATTATATTGTTGTAGTGAAAGATGCTGGGAAAACGGTGGGTTATGTTTATTCGAATATCTCTCCTAAAAAAACCTATTCAAATGAATTTGCCACTTTTTTTGATCCTACTACAGTGGCAACCGAGATGGTAGGATGCCTCTCTCAATTCTATATTCAAGAAGAGTACAGACAGTATGGGGTTGGATCCGTACTGTTTAAAATGGCAATGGAGTGGCTGCAGCAGTTTGACGATGTTCAGGATTATTTCATCTTTGTTTCAAATGGCAATGACAATGCCCTTGAATTTTATAAACGGAAAGGATTTTCTGTCAGCCATGATATATTAGACGGTTTTATTACCGTTTTGCGTAATAAAGAGTATTTTGAAAATGAGAGTGTTTCTTAATTAAAAGGTTATAGACTGAAGGTTTTTGACGTACTTGCATAAAGTGCGCCTATGTGGCTCAACATTATTAATTTCCTTATTTTACTGGGACAGGTTGATCCGTTCCCTGTCCCCTCGATTCAAACAAATGGGTTATAAAATCTGCTTCCATTATGGAAAGTGACAATGATTGAAAAAAGCAATAGAAAAAACTACAGGGCGGTTGAAGGATTGGAGTACCATGAAGATTTAAATAGCTTTCAAAGTCAAATAAGTGATTCGAAAAAATGGTTAAGCCGGTTATGGCTTAGTATGATGATCAGCGAACCCGCGGTAAAGACAGGTAAATCGATGGATACTCTGGTGCCATCAAAATAAAGAGGTCCAGTACAGCAAATCAAAAGAAACATCCGGTTCTTCCTTTAGAAGTGCGAACCGGATGTATAAGAGTGCACTGTAACGAAACCTTTCCTAAAGATCTACGCTTCATCCTTTAATATAGAGTACAGCTTCAGATTTCTATACTTTCCTTTCGTAAACATACTATTTCTTAAAGTGCCTTCATAAAACATGCCTGCTTTTTTCATGACTCCTTCTGAACCCAGGTTATCTTCTATGCATCTCGCTTCGATCCTTTCCAGATTCATGGTTGTAAATCCAAATTGAATAATGGCTTTTATTGCTTCCGTTATTATTCCTTTTCTCCAGTAAAGCTTTGAAAGTATGTAAGCAATCTCTGCTTTTTGGTGCTTTTGATTCCAACTAACAAAATTGATGGTTCCAATCAGCTTGTGATTTTCTTTATACTCAATTCCAAAGAACACTGTTTTTTGCTCTACTATGTGATTCAGAAATACCTTAGTATCTTCTATTGATTGATGCGCATGCCAGTTTACATATGCCGCTACATCCTCCATCGAGCAATATTCAAACATGTCCTCCATATCATCTGTTCGTATTTTCCTCAGCATTAGACGTTCTGTTTCCAGTTTAGGCAGTCGTTCGATCAGTCTTTCTTTATCCATAAAACAGCACTCACGACCTTTCCAAAATAATTGCTATATCACCTAATTCTACTTCTGACTATCAACCCCTCCTTTAATACCACCCATTTTTATTTGCATGGCTCTTTCGGAAACTTTGTTGCTATTGGACACAAAAATATCATTTTAAAAATATGTTTAGTATTAAAACATGTGAAGAGCTACGAAAAAATGCCACGAACAAAGACAACTCAAGGAATCATTCTTTGTACGTAAAGCCACAATCTATGCGAAAACAGCGATTAGCATAAAAAAAGAGCCGCTATAAAGCAGCCCCTACCGGTTTTTGAAATTCTAGCTTCGTGCCTTTTTGAAACAAGATACTTCTAACTTTTCCCTTGTCAACAATGAACTCAATACTGTTCTTATGAATCTTATCTACATACATGATGACTCTGCCGGATGTATCTGTTCTTTCTACATAATTTTTGCCGTACGCTTTTTTTACTTCTGCACTCGTACTGCCAATGGAAATTCCTTTTGCTGTTTTAAACCGTTGATCAGAAAACATATATCTGACCATTTTGCTATCAACAAAAGAAAATATTAGTTTTCCGCTTTTTCTATTCTGTACATAGGTGAGGTTTTTGATTTTCGGTTTTTCTGTAAAATCTACACTTGAAGGCTTGCCAAACACATTTATGACACCCTTTTCACTGGAATCCAATGTAACCGTTCGTATATGCTCTCCTGTAAGTGATGTGCTTTTGGTTTGAACAGGATTCGGCACTCGATTTGGAGGAGAGACATCACATCCTGCTACAACCAAAACGAAGCACAAGTAAAACCATAACCATTTATTCTTCAATATGGTCATCTTCACGCCTCCTTTTTTAATGGTACTATTGTTCCTCATCGCCATAGGTTTCATTCTCTTCCATTTCTAGTATTTCAAAAAATACATTAGCTCCATGGATATAATAAAAAGCTGCAGCTGCAGCCTTTCTTCATCATTACCTGTAGTTAGGATTCCCTTTAAAAGATTTCTGTCCTGACAGCTTTTTTATGATTTCATTCAAATACTCCCCTGCACCCAGGGCACTGCCCGCGTTCTTGATTCCGCTTTGAAAGACTAAGGGTATGTTTTTCTCCAGCACTATCATTTGATTGCCGCCAATTATCTGTATTCTTTTTTTATCTGCTGAAATTTTTATAAAGGCTTTTTTTCGTAAAATTTGTTGCTATCAACACAAAAAGTGATAAAAAATCGAGATTCAGTATTATAACTTCTGCTTTTTTCTACAAAATTGTAAAAATCTCTATCTTTTATGTACATTCCTACAAGGATAGGGAGTGAATACAGTTCCAATCCTAAGGTTGCTTCCTTTAGGGAGCAATACCTCCTTTCTTTTTACAAAAAGGAAGGAACTCCGACAAATAGTGCAGCGAGAGTTGACAAAACCTCTCATGTCATATCGAGTAAATCTATGTTATATTTAGCTTAAAAATATGAATACATCTAATAAAGGGTCCTTTTTGACTTTTCTTAGTCACCTCCCTCTATGACGAAGGGAGGGACTGAGATGGAATATTTAAAGCGAATGCTCGAATTTTCGATAATGTATGAGGAGTGCGACATCACTCATACCATTTCATGTAATAAAAACAAGCTCATTATTGTTCGTTACAGCAAGGATGACAGGCTTTTTAAAATTACTTACCTTCCTACTTTGTCCATTGTCTACTTTCAGGATATTTACTCCACTCTCGATACAATTAATAAAACATTAAACCATTACGCTGATGCGACCTGCTGAGATACACACACTTTTTACATTTCCTGCATACTTCTAAATAAGGTTAAGACTATTTTTTTATTAGGCTCAGTTATACTCTCCTGTTGATTTCCATTCCAAGCGCTCGCTTTCCGCTCCAATCCCCATTACATTTAACTTCAATATATCCTAATAAAAAGAGTTATAAAAAGAGCAATTGCCCCATGGTCAATCGCTCTTTTTTGTTTCTCTAAAAATGGGTGACTAGTTATTGCCAGTATCCGGATTATCATAATATGTGCCATCGGCTTGCTGTGCGTTGAATGTCCAGTCCACTTTGAGCTTATCCCCCTGGAATTGATTTTGATCTTGTCCATTGTCTACAAACTCGAATAATACAAAAATTTTATCCATCCCGCCAGCTTTAATTCCAAGTGGAGCCAAATGATGTCCGCCCACTCCGCCATACGTATCGATTTCGGCTAAATCTGGTGTTTGATTTTGCAAATCATATAATGTCGTCTCGACCACTGGATCAGTGGCTGTAGTGGTATTATACATAATGGTGACTTTGATATGCTTTGCCAAATCATCGGTATTATCGTTTTTTGCATCGATTACACTATATTTTGTATCTAATAATACTTTGGAAATATCAAGGGAACCGCTGTTTTCTAGTGTAAACTCTCTGTAAATTTGATCCCCTGGCTTCAAATTGTTAAGATTAACCATCGTTTTTGGGTTTACTTTTAAATCCAATGTACCCGCCGCAAACGTATTGCTCGTTTTTGCACTGCTGCTAAAGTATGAAAATGTCCCTCCCCCAATTAAAGACATCCCAAGCGCAGCACTCATAACACCCTTTGTGATCTTTTGTGTAAAGCTCATCGAGAAATCCCCCTTTACCTTTTCAAAAAATATTTATTAAGACTCATATGTATAGCGGTTGATACATAGGAGACATAACCAAATTTATAAGACTTTTTCAGCTTCAAGCTCTTTTCTTGCGCCGACAATGGAATACATGGCTGACAGAATTAAAAAAATTCCCGGCACAATTAATAATAAAGCGGCACCGGCCTTCGAATTTGCATAATTCATGACATATCCGATATACGGAATCGTAAAACCTGTATATTTACCTACTACATCAGACGGCGCCACTGTCCATACATCTGGCGCGTTGTTGTTATCCCCTTTTGTTTTATAAGAAACATTTTCATTTACTTTTTTTACCTCAAAAATCCTGTGTGTAATGGTTTTCCCATCCATATTAAATGTAATAATATCTCCCTTTTGATAGGAGTTTTGCTGATTTCCCAATTTGATCGAGATGATAGATCCTGTTTGAAAGGTAGGTTCCATTGATCCTGATAGAACGGTCTTTACCTGATAACCGAGAATGGTTGGTTCTCCCCCTGAGACTCTGGCGGACAGGATTGAAAAAACTAAAAGGCACAAAACGATAAGAGAAATACCTTTCAATAGGCTACTTGCTATTCGGATGATTTTCTTCTGCATTCTTCTTCACCTGCTTTATTATATTTGAATGGTTTGGGAGCACTTTATTCACTTGTACTGCCCTCTGGGGTTGATTGTTTTCCGTTTTCGTCGGTACTTCTATGGATGTATTCGCTTTTTCTTCCTGTTCCTTTATCTTTTGTTCAATCGTGGAGCGGAGACTCTCGATGTTTTTATAGTTTTCTGTTATTTTCACTTCACTTTCTATTTGTCTTACCCGCTGGAAGCCTTCACGAACAAATACATATTCCTTGATATCTCTGCCTAAACCGCTTGGGATTTCATTGTTATAAGTACACATCTTTTTATACACATCATTTAATGTCTTTTCTTGCTTTTTTAATTTCTGGCCAGCATCTTCTACTTTAAGGAGCTCTGCTTTCCAATCCTCTATCGAAATGCCAGTTGAAGCTGGAGGCATTTCATCATAGGCAGCTTTCATATCTTTCTGGATACTACCAGCCTGGTTTACCAGCTGCTTAATGGTGTCAGGAAATACATAAGCCGCAGATATCGTGATCGGATCCGCTTTTACTTGACTGGAGAATACTGCTTCGGTCTTTCCTGTCAACTGAACTCCTGTATAGAAGGAAATACAGCACAGACACGGCAAAATCAATGATTTGGGTACTGCTCTCATTTTTGGCCTCCTTCTGAAAAACCGTTTTACTAGTTTTTATTATCACTGAATGATCTGAAAATTTAAATTGGGATAATTCCTCCTAAGAAAACCTTGTTTTTTTGTCTTACTTTGTCATTTCGATGTCATAAGCTTGAAAAAACGCCGAAAAATTAACCCAATATTGGATTGCCTGAAAACTATTGATTCTGATTTGAATTTTTTAAATAATTTAATTGTTATATCATTTTTGCCATTATAGAAGGGGTGAATGGATTGAAAAAGAAAAAGAAAAACCAAAAGAAAGCAAGCAAAAAAACAGTTATTCCTGCGGTACTAGCCTTATCCGTTGCAATCGGAGGGGTTTTGCCTGCTGTACCTTCCTTTGCTGATTCAACAACAGCTGTGGCATCAGCACAATCCAAACAGGATATTGTAAAGGCATTTCTGGCATCACAGGTCACAGACAAGTCCGCACGATCATTAGACTCATCTACTGCACCAGCCGGTGATCAATTTAAGATTATTAGTGAGAACACTGATAGTACCACTGGTACATATCATGCTCGTACAATTGAACAATACAATGGAATTCCGATATATGGCTCAGGGCAAACAGTAGCACTGGACAAAAATAATAATGTGTATGCATTTTTCGGAAAAACCATAAAATTCCAGGCTCGCTCAGTAATACCCACTGACCCATCCATTTCAGAAGATGATGCGATTGATGCTGCCAAGAAAGGTGTAGAATCCCAAATCGGCACTGTCAGCCGCTATGATGGCATCGACTCACAGCTAACGCTCTATCCTTATAAGGGTAAATACTATTTAACATACCTGGTGAAGCTTTCTACCTCTGTGCCGGCACCGGGCTATTACTTCTACTTTGTAGATGCAACCAACGGTAATGTCGTAAACAGTTTTAATGCGATTGATA is a genomic window containing:
- a CDS encoding DUF4047 domain-containing protein, producing MRAVPKSLILPCLCCISFYTGVQLTGKTEAVFSSQVKADPITISAAYVFPDTIKQLVNQAGSIQKDMKAAYDEMPPASTGISIEDWKAELLKVEDAGQKLKKQEKTLNDVYKKMCTYNNEIPSGLGRDIKEYVFVREGFQRVRQIESEVKITENYKNIESLRSTIEQKIKEQEEKANTSIEVPTKTENNQPQRAVQVNKVLPNHSNIIKQVKKNAEENHPNSK